The following are encoded together in the Lactuca sativa cultivar Salinas chromosome 1, Lsat_Salinas_v11, whole genome shotgun sequence genome:
- the LOC111900600 gene encoding IQ domain-containing protein IQM2 → MGLSISCPFATCTDLETSINCLEDEEGKILVKSISFKSQDSESIITKSVSPQKMTLKIPSPEENELFNAKKNESTMQLSSPNHEAATKLQKVYKSFRTRRKLADCAVLIEQNWWKVLDFAELKRSSISFFDIDKHETATSRWARARTRAAKVGKGLSQNSKAQKLALQHWLEAIDPRHRYGHNLHFYYLKWFQSQSKEPFFYWLDIGEGKEINLVEKCPRSKLQQQCIKYLGPMERKAYEVMIESGKFFYKQTGEFIDTTGETKGAKWIFVLSTNRILYVGIKKKGSFQHSSFLSGGATLAAGRIVAEKGVLKAVWPHSGHYHPTKENFQDFISFLHENDVDTSHVKMDSIDDDDKEYLGKQSSIIAHIATHSSEDEDHTFEKTVEDQDMPLVSTKKAKFIGGFTLNALEIPNNNDLYVKLKTENRSFKESKSVLDGYSDDEHEQEMEESIIQRINSHKETKSFQLGRQLSCKWSTGVGPRIGCLRDYPSKLQSHALEQANLSPKSLRSFDRRNRTQSSPLTFKSY, encoded by the exons ATGGGATTATCAATTTCGTGCCCCTTTGCCACCTGTACAGATTTGGAAACCTCCATCAACTGTTTAGAAGATGAAGAAGGTAAAATTTTGGTCAAATCAATCAGTTTCAAGAGCCAAGATTCCGAATCAATCATAACGAAATCTGTAAGCCCTCAAAAAATGACCCTCAAAATCCCTTCACCAGAAGAAAACGAATTATTTAACGCCAAAAAGAACGAAAGTACAATGCAATTGTCTAGCCCTAATCATGAAGCTGCTACGAAGTTGCAAAAAGTGTATAAAAGCTTTCGAACAAGAAGAAAGTTGGCAGATTGCGCAGTTTTAATTGAACAGAACTG GTGGAAAGTTCTAGATTTTGCAGAACTCAAAAGGAGTTCGATATCATTTTTTGATATCGACAAACATGAAACAGCCACATCACGCTGGGCCAGAGCAAGAACACGAGCTGCTAAG GTTGGAAAAGGATTATCACAAAATTCCAAAGCCCAGAAGCTTGCTTTGCAGCATTGGCTAGAAGCT ATTGATCCAAGGCATCGTTATGGTCATAATCTTCACTTTTATTACTTAAAATGGTTTCAGTCTCAAAGCAAAGAGCCCTTCTTTTACTG GTTGGATATAGGAGAAGGTAAAGAAATAAATCTTGTTGAAAAGTGTCCAAGATCAAAGCTTCAACAACAATGCATCAAATATCTTGGCCCG ATGGAGAGGAAGGCGTATGAAGTAATGATAGAAAGTGGGAAGTTTTTTTACAAACAAACTGGCGAATTCATTGATACTACAGGGGAAACAAAAGGTGCTAAATGGATCTTTGTTTTAAGCACAAACAGGATTTTATATGTTGGGATAAAAAAGAAAGGTTCTTTTCAACATTCAAGTTTTCTTTCTGGGGGTGCCACGTTGGCTGCAGGGAGGATTGTGGCTGAGAAAGGTGTCCTTaag GCGGTTTGGCCTCATAGCGGTCATTATCATCCTACcaaagaaaattttcaagatTTCATTTCGTTCCTCCATGAAAATGACGTGGATACTTCTCATGTAAAG ATGGATTccattgatgatgatgataaagaataCCTTGGAAAACAAAGTAGTATTATTGCTCACATAGCAACTCACTCATCCGAAGATGAAGATCATACTTTTGAAAAAACCGTTGAAGATCAAGATATGCCATTGGTATCGACAAAAAAGGCGAAGTTTATCGGTGGTTTTACTTTAAATGCTCTTGAAATACCAAACAACAACGATTTGTATGTTAAGTTAAAGACCGAGAATCGATCATTCAAAGAATCAAAATCCGTGTTAGATGGTTACTCGGATGATGAACATGAGCAAGAAATGGAAGAATCTATCATTCAAAGGATCAATTCACATAAAGAAACAAAATCGTTTCAATTAGGAAGACAACTTTCTTGCAAATGGAGCACAGGAGTTGGACCTCGAATTGGTTGTTTGAGGGATTACCCTTCAAAGTTACAATCACATGCTTTAGAACAAGCAAATTTGTCTCCAAAAAGTTTGAGGTCGTTTGACCGAAGAAATAGAACACAATCATCCCCGTTGACTTTTAAATCATATTAG
- the LOC111900590 gene encoding uncharacterized protein LOC111900590, which yields MASTASSTLGLPKLHFPQSFTHKISSSSSTLPRKTRVPSISSKPSRIISICSCLTDSSSLEAVEAIIPKVQVETCTWNWKGYSIRYQYAGNSGPALVLVHGFGANSDHWRKNIPVLAESNRVFSIDLIGYGYSDKPNPRDLGDTPFYTFETWGSQINDFCTEIVKDQAFFICNSIGGLVGLQAAVTDPSICKGIVLLNISLRMLHITKQPWFGRPLIRSFQNLLRNTPVGKFFFQSVATRESVKNILCQCYHDTSQVTEELVDAILLPGLEPGAADVFLEFICYSDGPLPEELLPLVKCPVLVAWGDKDPWEPVELGKAYGQFDIVEDFVVLPDVGHCPQDEAPHLVNPLVESFIARHATMKS from the exons ATGGCGAGCACTGCTTCTTCTACACTCGGATTGCCCAAACTCCACTTCCCACAATCATTCACGCACAAAATTTCATCTTCATCATCGACTCTCCCCAGGAAAACTCGGGTTCCTTCGATTTCTTCGAAACCAAGCAGAATAATATCAATATGTTCGTGTTTAACAGATAGTTCTTCACTCGAAGCAGTCGAAGCAATCATCCCCAAAGTTCAAGTCGAAACATG CACCTGGAATTGGAAAGGCTATTCAATTCGATACCAGTACGCCGGAAACAGTGGCCCTGCATTGGTTTTAGTTCATGGATTCGGAGCAAACAG TGATCATTGGCGCAAAAACATCCCTGTTCTTGCAGAATCAAATAGAGTATTCTCAATCGATCTTATTGGCTATGGTTATTCCGACAAACCAAATCCTCGTGATCTAGGAGACACTCCATTTTATACATTTGAGACATGGGGTTCTCAAATAAACGACTTTTGTACAGAAATAGTTAAAGATCAAGCATTCTTTATCTGCAATTCAATCGGAGGACTTGTTGGTCTTCAAGCAGCAGTTACAGATCCAAGCATCTGTAAAGGCATTGTTCTTCTAAATATATCTCTTCGTATGCTTCATATAACAAAACAACCATGGTTTGGGAGACCCTTGATTAGATCTTTCCAGAACTTACTGAG GAATACCCCTGTTGGAAAATTCTTCTTTCAAAGTGTCGCAACACGAGAATCTGTTAAGAATATTCTTTGTCag TGTTATCATGATACTTCCCAAGTGACTGAAGAACTAGTGGACGCAATCCTTCTTCCAGGGCTTGAGCCTGGTGCTGCTGACGTGTTCCTTGAATTTATTTGTTATTCAGATGGCCCGCTTCCAGAAGAACTACTGCCTCTAGTAAAG TGTCCGGTGTTGGTAGCATGGGGGGATAAAGATCCTTGGGAACCCGTTGAACTCGGAAAAGCTTATGGACAATTTGACATTGTTGAAGATTTTGTTGTACTTCCTGATGTTGGTCATTGTCCTCAG GATGAAGCGCCTCATTTGGTGAACCCATTAGTCGAGTCTTTTATCGCACGCCAtgcaacgatgaaaagttag